Below is a window of Drosophila miranda strain MSH22 chromosome 3, D.miranda_PacBio2.1, whole genome shotgun sequence DNA.
TCCTGTTGGCCTTGGCCTTCATCGCCTGGACTGTTTGCTGTTATTTTCATGAAATTGAGGAACAGCTGGGCACACAGGGATTCGATGTGGAGCAGTACTCAGGTGAGAAGGAGCGCATCACGAGTACATATCCGTCcgtatatctatatatattaCATTACAGAACACCCTGGCTTGAAATATAATCAATTGACTTGCAAAAACATCCCGAAAGCTGTTCCACAAACTTTTCCTACCTTTGAAATAATATGCAGCTCTTTCATTGTCTTATGCCTGACATATACCTGGGTCAAGCTTTTGACGTTCTTGGTCGAGCGGACAGGTCAGTTTTGGCAGGCCATGAagccggaggaggaggacacGCAGGTGAAAAAGCAACTGATGGAGCAACTTAACAGCTTGAAGACCGAATTTGAGGTGATGAGTGAACTACTGAAGCAGCACCAGCCCAGTGTTGATTTGGAGGTACAGACCATGAGCGGACTGGAGCTTCAGTCCCACAGTGGCTGTAGCTCTTTAGAGCTACAGAAATGTGACAGTGGCTGCTCGGAGGTCCACCTACTGCCCAGTAGCAGTTCATGCAGTAATAACTGCAGCAATGACGTCCCCATCAACGAACTGTGGAATCAAAAGAATGACGTCTGCTCGATACGTGGTACCCCCAGATTTCCGGACGTACCGGCGGTAGACCAGGCCACGCAGTCTACTTACATCAGTAGCAGCCAGATCCACATCGGTCCAAACATGTTCAATACGAAGCCCCTCAACTTGGAGCTAGTACGCCAGTCAAGGCTGTACGCGAGGAAACCGAGTGTATTCCTCCAGGTGTCTGATAATTGCATTGCCGGACCCAGGGACAGGCCCCGGATAGGAGGCAGCAGTTGCACAATTGCCCTGCCACCGCCAAACATGTGAGAATGTGAGAGCATTTGAAAAACCGGactaaatttaaaaataaaagaaaaggTTGGACTTATTTAAAGGTGACGCCCTCAATGCAGCGGTTTATTTCCCTACCTCATATCTTCCTTTCACGAGTTCACAAATGATTTTGGTTAGGTCAAATAAGATGGCAGTAATTAATCAAGATCCATTGAACTGCAATATCCGCATAAAACAGCTATCAATTGAAAATTGGAAGTACCAACTGAATTTCGCGAATTCGTCGTTTTTCACCGTTTCATTTTTGTTGATTTTGAAAATTGTCGTCGATAGTGATTATCGATAGTACTATGTGTTGCTTTGCAGCCCTGGGATatttttttggtatattttaaaataatcAATAACAGCATCGATATCAATTTTATAATCAATAACAGCATCGATATCAATTTTATAATCGATAACCACCACTAGCGATCAGATTTGGCGATTTATCGAAGCACTGCCATCTCAATTGAATTTGTGGGGCAGATTTTTAAACAATCGATGTTTGAGAAAAAACATCGAT
It encodes the following:
- the LOC117188467 gene encoding uncharacterized protein LOC117188467, giving the protein MFKNINSLFLLALAFIAWTVCCYFHEIEEQLGTQGFDVEQYSEHPGLKYNQLTCKNIPKAVPQTFPTFEIICSSFIVLCLTYTWVKLLTFLVERTGQFWQAMKPEEEDTQVKKQLMEQLNSLKTEFEVMSELLKQHQPSVDLEVQTMSGLELQSHSGCSSLELQKCDSGCSEVHLLPSSSSCSNNCSNDVPINELWNQKNDVCSIRGTPRFPDVPAVDQATQSTYISSSQIHIGPNMFNTKPLNLELVRQSRLYARKPSVFLQVSDNCIAGPRDRPRIGGSSCTIALPPPNM